The following are from one region of the Halorussus rarus genome:
- a CDS encoding DHH family phosphoesterase: protein MSAGITISSMSDYAILGCGSVGHAVAEELVDQGKDVLIIDRDADRVEALRDQDLNAQTADIREEDLYETIADNEVVLIMSSDVEANKEAVRNIRENGGEQFVVVRASDPVSEDELTELGADVVINPSEVIADSALRALETGELEYKAQQLSEVIEATDDALAIVTHDNPDPDSIASAVALQAIADTLGVDADILYIGDIGHQENRAFVNLLGIELLPYADADVDSYDTIALVDHAKATEATFDRPVDIFIDHFEPDEEYEAEFVDIRPSVSSTSTILTKYIQEFDLNVSEEVATALLYGIRAETLDFKRDTTPADLTAAAYLYPFANHDTLEQVESPSMSPETLDVLAEAITNREVQGSHLVSNAGFIRDRDALTQAASHLLNLEGITTTAVFGIAEETIYLAARSKDIRMNIGKVLQDAFADIGEAAGHSTQASVEIPLGIFTGIETTDDNRDTLLSLTEEAVKRKLFDAMGVESGEGSNGS from the coding sequence ATGAGCGCCGGGATTACCATCTCCTCGATGTCCGACTACGCCATCCTGGGCTGCGGGAGCGTCGGGCACGCGGTCGCCGAGGAACTGGTGGACCAGGGCAAGGACGTTCTCATCATCGACCGGGACGCCGACCGGGTCGAAGCCCTGCGCGACCAGGACCTCAACGCCCAGACCGCCGACATCCGCGAGGAGGACCTCTACGAGACAATCGCGGACAACGAGGTCGTCCTCATCATGTCCTCGGACGTCGAGGCGAACAAGGAGGCGGTCCGGAACATCCGCGAGAACGGGGGCGAGCAGTTCGTCGTCGTGCGCGCGAGCGACCCCGTCTCGGAGGACGAGCTCACCGAACTCGGCGCAGACGTGGTCATCAACCCCTCGGAGGTCATCGCCGACTCCGCCCTGCGCGCGCTGGAGACCGGCGAACTCGAGTACAAGGCCCAGCAGCTCTCGGAGGTCATCGAGGCGACCGACGACGCGCTCGCCATCGTCACCCACGACAACCCCGACCCCGACTCCATCGCCAGCGCGGTCGCGCTCCAGGCCATCGCCGACACCCTCGGCGTCGATGCCGACATCCTCTACATCGGCGACATCGGCCACCAGGAGAACCGGGCGTTCGTCAATCTGCTCGGCATCGAACTGCTCCCCTACGCCGACGCCGACGTCGACTCCTACGACACCATCGCGCTGGTCGACCACGCCAAGGCGACCGAGGCGACGTTCGACCGGCCGGTCGACATCTTCATCGACCACTTCGAGCCCGACGAGGAGTACGAGGCCGAGTTCGTCGACATCCGGCCGAGCGTGAGCTCGACCTCGACCATCCTGACGAAGTACATCCAGGAGTTCGACCTCAACGTCAGCGAGGAGGTCGCCACCGCGCTGCTCTACGGCATCCGGGCCGAGACGCTCGACTTCAAGCGCGACACCACCCCCGCGGACCTGACCGCCGCGGCCTACCTCTACCCGTTCGCCAACCACGACACGCTCGAACAGGTCGAGTCGCCCTCGATGTCGCCCGAGACGCTCGACGTGCTCGCGGAGGCGATCACCAACCGCGAGGTCCAGGGCAGCCACCTCGTGAGCAACGCGGGGTTCATCCGGGATCGCGACGCCCTGACCCAGGCGGCCTCCCACCTGCTGAACCTGGAGGGCATCACGACCACCGCCGTCTTCGGCATCGCCGAGGAGACCATCTACCTCGCCGCCCGCTCGAAGGACATCCGGATGAACATCGGCAAGGTGCTCCAGGACGCCTTCGCCGACATCGGCGAGGCCGCGGGCCACTCGACGCAGGCCAGCGTCGAGATTCCGCTTGGCATCTTCACCGGCATCGAGACGACCGACGACAACCGCGACACCCTGCTGTCGCTCACCGAGGAGGCGGTCAAGCGCAAGCTGTTCGACGCGATGGGCGTCGAGAGCGGCGAGGGGTCGAACGGAAGCTAG
- a CDS encoding pyridoxal phosphate-dependent aminotransferase, producing the protein MFPDIAYIDWIEGRPADAAYDLGSSDLRRAPAEAGELVPPALAEAPTQDATLEAQLAATYGVDAENVLVTAGATHANLLAAVTALARAGDAETNEGDDEPVAADYRVLVEKPGYEPLLATPAGLGATVDRFRRPAEDGYRLDPERVTAAAVEDTVLVTATNRHNPSGSRASRDDLAAVARAAGDQEATLLVDEVYAPFDAEAGDGPFGGPTAAGLPNTVVTNSVTKFLGFGDLRIGWLVGDAEFVARARSLDRHLEPVAEPSRRVAGRALADADRLAAGSRERVRENSRALAAFAEERSDLSGRVEPGCPYAFLAHESADGDDVAAAAWENGVLVVPGRFFDDPERFRIAACRDPETTRTGLDRLGDVLDSLAA; encoded by the coding sequence ATGTTCCCCGACATCGCGTACATCGACTGGATCGAGGGTCGGCCGGCGGACGCCGCGTACGACCTCGGCTCGTCGGACCTCCGCCGCGCGCCCGCCGAGGCCGGCGAGCTCGTGCCCCCTGCGCTCGCAGAGGCACCGACCCAGGACGCGACGCTGGAGGCTCAGCTCGCGGCGACGTACGGCGTCGACGCCGAGAACGTCCTGGTGACCGCCGGAGCGACCCACGCCAACCTGCTGGCGGCCGTGACCGCGCTCGCGCGAGCCGGGGACGCCGAGACGAACGAGGGCGACGACGAGCCGGTCGCCGCGGACTACCGCGTGCTGGTCGAGAAGCCGGGGTACGAGCCGCTGCTGGCGACGCCCGCGGGGCTGGGCGCGACCGTCGACCGGTTCCGTCGGCCCGCCGAGGACGGCTATCGGCTCGACCCCGAGCGGGTGACCGCGGCCGCGGTCGAGGACACGGTGCTGGTCACTGCGACGAACCGCCACAACCCGAGCGGCAGCCGGGCGAGTCGGGACGACCTCGCCGCGGTCGCTCGCGCCGCGGGCGACCAGGAAGCGACGCTCCTCGTCGACGAGGTGTACGCGCCGTTCGACGCCGAGGCCGGCGACGGTCCCTTCGGCGGACCGACGGCGGCCGGGCTCCCGAACACCGTCGTCACGAACTCGGTGACCAAGTTCCTCGGGTTCGGCGACCTGCGCATCGGGTGGCTGGTCGGCGACGCCGAGTTCGTGGCGCGAGCGCGGTCGCTCGACCGCCACCTCGAACCGGTCGCGGAGCCGAGCCGACGGGTGGCGGGTCGGGCGCTCGCCGACGCCGACCGACTCGCTGCCGGGTCGCGCGAGCGCGTCCGCGAGAATTCGCGGGCACTCGCAGCGTTCGCGGAGGAGCGTTCGGACCTCTCTGGGCGGGTCGAGCCCGGCTGTCCGTACGCGTTCTTGGCCCACGAGTCGGCCGACGGCGACGATGTGGCCGCGGCCGCGTGGGAGAACGGCGTGCTGGTCGTCCCCGGCCGGTTCTTCGACGACCCCGAGCGGTTCCGCATCGCGGCCTGTCGAGACCCGGAGACGACCCGGACGGGCCTCGACCGGCTCGGCGACGTACTGGACTCGCTCGCGGCGTGA
- a CDS encoding cyclase family protein produces the protein MTDDTDDPTCECDTDLDRRDVLRGTGALAAFAAAGVTPSAALAQSDRPEGDLEALLEDMPRNWGRWGEDDELGAFNFLGGEQALAGLAAVTREGATGAETFTLQLSMTGEVSKDPIFPTRTVARRTNTRDAQTYERGEHEPSAGGIKYSDDRFLNRLYPQGTTHVDAPGHAWYGDRIYNGFDADTTAATKRFDESLESCDGQQVEETRGLGKADVSGVADHGIVGRGVLLDVGRAKGGESNRLEPNACISLADLRETADKQGVELRERDVPLIRTGSAARARDDDPEHEWAPLEEPGLCYSEDLVNWVHEMEFPVLGGDTLSVEKNVQVIDGEEYLVPLHGAFHRNLGVPFNEVLWLEDLAESCASDGVYDFLFAGAPLNIERATGAPINPVVVKATTGEGAN, from the coding sequence ATGACCGATGACACCGACGACCCGACCTGCGAGTGCGACACCGACCTCGACCGACGCGACGTGCTCCGGGGGACCGGCGCGCTCGCCGCGTTCGCGGCCGCCGGCGTGACACCGTCGGCTGCGCTCGCACAGTCCGACCGACCGGAGGGCGACCTCGAAGCGCTGCTCGAGGACATGCCGCGCAACTGGGGGCGATGGGGTGAGGACGACGAACTGGGGGCGTTCAACTTCCTCGGCGGCGAGCAGGCGCTCGCCGGGTTGGCCGCCGTTACGAGGGAGGGAGCGACCGGCGCGGAGACGTTCACCCTCCAGCTCTCGATGACCGGCGAGGTCTCGAAGGATCCCATCTTCCCGACGCGGACGGTCGCGCGCCGGACCAACACCCGCGACGCGCAGACGTACGAGCGCGGCGAGCACGAGCCGTCGGCCGGCGGAATCAAGTACAGCGACGACCGGTTTCTCAACCGGCTCTACCCGCAGGGGACGACCCACGTCGACGCGCCGGGCCACGCGTGGTACGGCGACCGGATCTACAACGGGTTCGACGCCGACACCACCGCCGCGACCAAGCGGTTCGACGAATCGCTCGAGTCCTGCGACGGCCAGCAGGTCGAGGAGACGCGAGGACTCGGCAAGGCCGACGTCTCGGGGGTCGCAGACCACGGCATCGTTGGCCGCGGGGTGCTGCTCGACGTCGGCCGGGCGAAGGGCGGCGAATCGAACCGGCTCGAACCCAACGCGTGCATCTCGCTGGCCGACCTCCGAGAGACCGCCGACAAACAGGGCGTAGAGCTCCGCGAGCGGGACGTCCCGCTGATCCGGACCGGGTCGGCGGCCCGCGCCCGCGACGACGACCCCGAGCACGAGTGGGCGCCGCTCGAAGAGCCGGGGCTCTGCTACAGTGAGGACCTCGTGAACTGGGTCCACGAGATGGAGTTCCCGGTCCTCGGGGGCGACACGCTCAGCGTCGAGAAGAACGTCCAGGTCATCGACGGCGAGGAGTATCTCGTGCCGCTCCACGGCGCGTTCCACCGGAACTTGGGCGTTCCGTTCAACGAGGTGCTCTGGCTCGAGGACCTGGCCGAGAGCTGCGCGAGCGACGGCGTGTACGACTTCCTGTTCGCCGGCGCGCCGCTCAACATCGAGCGGGCGACCGGCGCGCCCATCAATCCCGTCGTCGTGAAGGCGACGACTGGCGAGGGAGCGAACTGA
- a CDS encoding PRC-barrel domain-containing protein, whose translation MDGTPQEITSLVGREVYSNNGVFVGEVEDVQLNVDGCVVAGLALGELNHELFSNVVAGQNGVIIPYRWVRAVGDVILVNDTIERLRQPDGEGEEEVAV comes from the coding sequence ATGGACGGAACACCGCAGGAAATCACCAGCCTGGTCGGCCGGGAGGTGTACTCCAACAACGGCGTCTTCGTGGGCGAGGTCGAGGACGTGCAGTTGAACGTGGACGGCTGCGTCGTCGCGGGGCTCGCGCTCGGCGAACTCAACCACGAACTGTTCTCGAACGTGGTCGCCGGCCAGAACGGCGTCATCATCCCGTACCGGTGGGTGCGGGCGGTCGGCGACGTCATCCTCGTCAACGACACCATCGAGCGACTCCGACAGCCCGACGGCGAGGGCGAAGAGGAAGTCGCGGTCTGA
- a CDS encoding AAA family ATPase, producing MKLVLCGPPGVGKTTVAERLRDRLVERGREFRLLHSDDFSRNTYPQMYERVTEADHETDWILDGTFYSRQWQDRFRALPETHLVVLTASLKTALERNRDREDSIDESGVRAMHAKFETPESPDLSLATEELSVEESVDALERYVLTWNEPR from the coding sequence GTGAAGCTCGTCCTCTGCGGACCGCCGGGGGTCGGCAAGACCACCGTTGCCGAGCGACTGCGGGACAGGCTGGTCGAACGCGGCCGCGAGTTCCGACTGCTCCACTCCGACGACTTCTCGCGGAACACGTACCCCCAGATGTACGAGCGCGTGACAGAAGCGGACCACGAGACCGACTGGATTCTCGACGGCACCTTCTACAGCCGGCAGTGGCAGGACCGGTTCCGGGCGCTCCCCGAGACCCATCTCGTCGTGCTCACGGCGAGTCTGAAAACGGCACTGGAGCGAAACCGTGACCGCGAGGACTCCATCGATGAGTCCGGCGTCCGGGCCATGCACGCGAAGTTCGAAACGCCGGAATCTCCGGATTTATCGCTGGCCACCGAGGAACTGTCCGTCGAGGAATCAGTGGATGCCTTAGAGCGGTACGTGCTGACGTGGAACGAACCACGGTGA
- a CDS encoding HalOD1 output domain-containing protein: MDETDTLFDTSPDAVRRVGDETPTVAVVRAVASVRGADPLDLPPLDGVLDPDALDRLFDGTSADLPRDGGLVAFEYCDCTVAVGPDEVRIVDDD, from the coding sequence ATGGACGAGACCGATACCCTATTCGACACGAGCCCGGACGCCGTCCGCCGCGTCGGGGACGAGACCCCGACAGTCGCGGTGGTCCGCGCGGTCGCGTCGGTCCGCGGCGCCGACCCGCTCGACCTCCCGCCGCTGGACGGCGTCCTCGATCCCGATGCGCTCGACCGCCTGTTCGACGGGACGTCCGCGGACCTCCCCCGCGACGGCGGACTCGTCGCGTTCGAGTACTGCGACTGCACCGTGGCGGTCGGTCCCGACGAGGTCCGGATTGTGGACGACGACTGA
- a CDS encoding anthranilate synthase component II translates to MSILVIDNYDSFVYNLVQYVGEFDPEVTVRRNDAVTVEAVRDLDPDGIVVSPGPGTPAEAGVSVPLFARTDYPVLGVCLGHQALCAAEGAPVGRAPEVVHGKSSPVAHDGEGVFAGLPATFEVGRYHSLAVAREDVPESLDVTAWTTGEQREDGSGERSVDRADDERGVVMGVRHRERPHVGVQFHPESVLTDVGERLVENFCELCGVR, encoded by the coding sequence ATGTCCATCCTCGTCATCGACAACTACGACTCGTTCGTCTACAACCTCGTCCAGTACGTGGGCGAGTTCGACCCCGAGGTCACGGTCCGGCGCAACGACGCCGTCACCGTGGAGGCGGTCCGGGACCTCGACCCCGACGGCATCGTCGTCTCGCCCGGCCCGGGGACCCCCGCGGAGGCCGGCGTCTCGGTCCCGCTGTTCGCCCGGACCGATTATCCCGTCCTCGGGGTGTGTCTCGGCCACCAGGCGCTCTGCGCGGCCGAGGGCGCGCCGGTCGGCCGCGCCCCGGAGGTGGTCCACGGCAAGTCCTCTCCCGTGGCTCACGACGGGGAGGGCGTCTTCGCGGGGCTGCCCGCGACGTTCGAGGTCGGGCGCTACCACTCCCTGGCGGTCGCCCGCGAGGACGTCCCCGAAAGCCTCGACGTCACCGCGTGGACGACCGGGGAGCAGCGAGAAGACGGAAGCGGCGAGCGGAGCGTCGACCGAGCGGACGACGAGCGAGGCGTCGTCATGGGCGTGCGTCACCGCGAGCGTCCCCACGTCGGCGTCCAGTTCCACCCCGAGAGCGTGCTGACCGACGTCGGCGAGCGGCTGGTCGAGAACTTCTGCGAGCTCTGCGGCGTCCGGTGA
- a CDS encoding LLM class flavin-dependent oxidoreductase, producing MELSIVDIAPVRAGSTATDAYEDTIELAQTAERLGYSRFWVAEHHGLADSIASTTPEVLISRLAAETDEIRVGSGTVLLNHYAPFKVAETFASLDALAPGRIDLGLGRATGMPAADRALRSGGPRRAGDDHAEKIEETARHLYDAFPDSHPYGDIEIPRSPDGTPEVWVLGSSPASAEIAGDLGLPYAFAAFIRPTAAADAMATYREHFEESEFDAGLDDPHSALAVNAACAETDREAARLRASSEAAYRRMQRGAFGPPPSVDEAVDELGGVPDPTPESLPPGEWPRAISGSPDTLATLLDEMTDAVGADEVIVQNLIEDPDDRIRSHELLAEGVGLSPR from the coding sequence ATGGAACTCTCGATAGTCGACATCGCCCCGGTCCGGGCCGGGAGCACCGCGACCGACGCCTACGAGGACACGATCGAATTGGCGCAGACGGCCGAGCGCCTCGGCTACTCCCGGTTCTGGGTGGCCGAACACCACGGGCTGGCCGACTCGATAGCGAGCACGACCCCCGAGGTGCTGATCTCCCGTCTGGCGGCCGAGACCGACGAGATCCGGGTCGGCTCCGGCACGGTCCTGCTCAACCACTACGCCCCGTTCAAGGTGGCCGAGACGTTCGCCTCGCTCGACGCGCTCGCGCCGGGTCGCATTGACCTGGGGCTCGGCCGGGCGACGGGCATGCCCGCTGCCGACCGCGCGCTGCGCTCCGGCGGACCGCGTCGGGCGGGCGACGACCACGCCGAGAAGATCGAGGAGACCGCGCGACACCTCTACGACGCGTTCCCGGACAGCCACCCGTACGGCGATATCGAGATTCCGCGCTCGCCCGACGGGACGCCCGAGGTCTGGGTGCTGGGGTCGAGTCCCGCGAGCGCGGAGATCGCCGGCGACCTCGGACTCCCCTACGCGTTCGCGGCGTTCATCCGGCCGACCGCGGCCGCGGACGCCATGGCGACCTACCGCGAGCACTTCGAGGAATCCGAGTTCGACGCCGGCCTGGACGACCCCCACAGCGCGCTCGCCGTCAACGCCGCGTGCGCCGAGACCGACCGCGAGGCTGCGCGGCTCCGTGCCTCGTCCGAGGCCGCCTACAGGCGGATGCAACGCGGCGCCTTCGGCCCGCCGCCGTCGGTCGATGAGGCGGTCGACGAACTCGGCGGCGTGCCCGACCCGACGCCGGAGTCGCTCCCGCCGGGCGAGTGGCCTCGCGCAATTTCGGGGAGTCCGGACACGCTCGCGACGCTGCTCGACGAGATGACCGACGCGGTCGGCGCCGACGAGGTGATCGTCCAGAATCTCATCGAGGACCCCGACGACAGGATCCGCTCGCACGAACTCCTCGCCGAGGGGGTCGGTCTGTCGCCGCGCTGA
- the guaB gene encoding IMP dehydrogenase — translation MERDSPQTGQFTDKLRVPEALTFDDVLLRPKESRVEPDEADVSTCVSANVEISVPILSAAMDTVTESQMAIAMARQGGLGVIHRNLDVDEAVAEVERVKRADELVIRDVVTAAPDQTVREVDAMMEQKGVSGAPVTDDDGDVLGIISGTDIRPYLEVGDRDEVREAMTDEVITAGEDVTAREALELMYEHKIERVPVVDDDNRLTGLVTMQGVLQRREYQNAARDENGHLRVGVAVGPFETDRAVAVDEAGADVLFIDCAHAHNLNVIDGAREIRESVDADVVVGNVGTREAAEDVVDFADGIKVGIGPGSICTTRVVSGAGMPQISAIAEVADVAAQQDVPVIADGGIRYSGDAIKAIAAGADAVMLGSYFAGTDEAPGRVITIDGKKYKQYRGMGSVGAMQSGDGDRYLKDEPEEDEEYVPEGVEAAEPYKGSLESELHQLVGGMQSGMGYVGAETIPAFKERSEFVRVSAAGQTEGHPHDVMITDEAPNYSPNE, via the coding sequence GGAGGCGCTGACCTTCGACGACGTCCTTCTCCGACCCAAGGAGAGTCGCGTCGAGCCCGACGAGGCCGACGTCTCCACCTGCGTCTCGGCGAACGTCGAGATCAGCGTCCCGATCCTCTCGGCGGCGATGGACACCGTGACCGAGAGCCAGATGGCCATCGCGATGGCCCGCCAGGGCGGGCTGGGCGTCATCCACCGCAACCTCGACGTCGACGAGGCGGTCGCCGAGGTCGAGCGCGTCAAGCGCGCCGACGAGCTCGTCATCCGCGACGTGGTGACCGCCGCCCCCGACCAGACCGTCCGCGAGGTCGACGCCATGATGGAGCAGAAGGGCGTCTCGGGCGCCCCCGTCACCGACGATGACGGCGACGTGCTCGGCATCATCTCGGGCACCGACATCCGGCCGTACCTCGAAGTGGGTGACCGCGACGAGGTGCGCGAGGCGATGACCGACGAGGTCATCACCGCGGGCGAGGACGTGACCGCCCGCGAGGCGCTCGAACTCATGTACGAGCACAAGATCGAGCGCGTCCCGGTCGTCGACGACGACAACCGGCTGACCGGCCTGGTCACGATGCAGGGAGTCCTCCAGCGCCGCGAGTACCAGAACGCCGCCCGGGACGAGAACGGCCACCTCCGAGTCGGCGTCGCGGTCGGCCCGTTCGAGACCGACCGGGCGGTCGCCGTCGACGAGGCCGGCGCCGACGTCCTCTTCATCGACTGCGCGCACGCGCACAACCTGAACGTCATCGACGGGGCGCGCGAGATCCGCGAGTCGGTCGACGCCGACGTCGTTGTCGGCAACGTCGGCACCCGCGAGGCCGCCGAGGACGTGGTCGACTTCGCCGACGGCATCAAGGTCGGCATCGGACCCGGTTCCATCTGCACCACGCGGGTCGTCTCCGGCGCGGGGATGCCCCAGATATCGGCCATCGCCGAGGTCGCGGACGTGGCCGCCCAGCAGGACGTGCCCGTCATCGCCGACGGCGGCATCCGTTACTCCGGCGACGCCATCAAGGCGATCGCCGCGGGCGCCGACGCGGTGATGCTCGGGTCGTACTTCGCGGGCACCGACGAGGCGCCCGGCCGGGTCATCACCATCGACGGCAAGAAGTACAAGCAGTACCGCGGGATGGGGTCGGTCGGCGCGATGCAGTCGGGCGACGGCGACCGCTACCTCAAGGACGAGCCCGAGGAGGACGAGGAGTACGTCCCCGAGGGCGTCGAGGCCGCCGAACCCTACAAGGGGAGTCTGGAGAGCGAGCTTCACCAGCTGGTCGGCGGGATGCAGTCCGGGATGGGCTACGTCGGCGCCGAGACGATTCCGGCGTTCAAGGAGCGCAGCGAGTTCGTCCGGGTCTCCGCGGCGGGCCAGACCGAGGGCCACCCCCACGACGTGATGATCACCGACGAGGCGCCCAACTACAGCCCCAACGAGTAG
- a CDS encoding GNAT family N-acetyltransferase: protein MTGEVRRAETEAEREDALAVRYEVFVEEQGVPEDLEVDGRDDEAIHFVGYDAPESYDESVDGGDLRPVAAARLREVGDATGKVERVAVLEERRGEGWGRAVMAELEATAAAERGLSTLTMHAQTPVEGFYRSLGYETTSDVFEEAGIPHVEMEKTLD from the coding sequence ATGACTGGCGAGGTCCGCCGCGCCGAGACCGAAGCCGAGCGCGAGGACGCGCTCGCGGTCCGGTACGAGGTGTTCGTCGAGGAACAGGGCGTCCCGGAGGACCTGGAAGTCGACGGCAGGGACGACGAGGCGATCCACTTCGTGGGCTACGACGCGCCCGAATCGTACGACGAAAGCGTCGATGGCGGCGACCTCCGGCCGGTCGCCGCGGCCCGCCTCCGAGAGGTCGGCGACGCCACCGGCAAGGTCGAGCGCGTCGCGGTTCTGGAAGAGCGTCGCGGCGAGGGCTGGGGCCGGGCCGTTATGGCGGAACTCGAAGCGACCGCCGCCGCCGAGCGCGGCCTCTCGACGCTCACCATGCACGCCCAGACGCCGGTCGAGGGGTTCTACCGGTCGCTGGGCTACGAGACGACCAGCGACGTGTTCGAGGAGGCCGGCATCCCCCACGTCGAGATGGAGAAAACGCTCGATTGA
- a CDS encoding DUF7344 domain-containing protein, which translates to MRDNPSEATAETGTATTEDAAFGGHALDPEPTADLRTGEARSEKLDAAFELLADPVRREALRHLGEADEDVLGLAALADAVAAGRSDDAVEARSLAVELHHAHLPKLESHGVAAYDPERRTVEYRGREWLDEWVDHVRQVDST; encoded by the coding sequence ATGCGCGACAACCCATCCGAGGCCACGGCCGAGACGGGGACCGCCACGACGGAGGACGCCGCGTTCGGGGGGCACGCGCTGGACCCCGAACCGACCGCGGACCTTCGCACCGGCGAGGCGCGGTCGGAGAAGCTCGACGCCGCCTTCGAACTGCTCGCCGATCCGGTCCGGCGGGAGGCGCTCCGTCATCTCGGCGAAGCCGACGAGGACGTGCTCGGGCTCGCGGCCCTCGCTGACGCCGTCGCCGCCGGGCGGTCCGACGACGCGGTCGAGGCCAGGTCGCTGGCGGTCGAACTCCACCACGCCCACCTGCCGAAGCTGGAGTCCCACGGGGTGGCGGCGTACGACCCCGAGCGACGGACCGTGGAGTACCGGGGTCGGGAGTGGCTCGACGAGTGGGTCGACCACGTCCGGCAGGTCGATTCGACGTAA